In the genome of Gloeotrichia echinulata CP02, one region contains:
- a CDS encoding type II toxin-antitoxin system HicB family antitoxin, giving the protein MLTHYINTAMHKATYELLEDGTFYSEIPDCPGVWANAATLEACRDNLQDTLEGWIILGLRLGHTLPILDGIDLNSSKQVV; this is encoded by the coding sequence ATGTTGACACATTACATAAATACAGCAATGCACAAAGCAACTTATGAGTTGCTTGAGGATGGGACTTTTTATAGCGAAATTCCTGATTGTCCTGGTGTTTGGGCGAATGCTGCAACACTGGAAGCTTGTCGGGATAATTTGCAAGATACTCTTGAAGGATGGATTATTTTAGGATTGCGTTTAGGTCATACTTTACCGATACTTGATGGTATTGATCTGAATTCCAGCAAACAGGTTGTCTAA